A part of Pseudochaenichthys georgianus chromosome 23, fPseGeo1.2, whole genome shotgun sequence genomic DNA contains:
- the LOC117468405 gene encoding ubiquitin carboxyl-terminal hydrolase 15-like isoform X8: protein MFVKHCKVEVYLTELKLCEDGNMDNVITRRFSKADTIDMIEKEMRKLFSITDEKETRMWNRYMSNTFEPLNKPDSTIQDAGLYQGQVLVIEQKAVDGSWPRGSKAPKSSGASNLCALPKISPSSLTNNHNSSFNSRNVKNSSYSLPSYHPYSNSYDYTDQSRQSERSGLCGLSNLGNTCFMNSAVQCLSNIPPLTEYFLKDKFTEELNEDNPLGMKGEIAKAYADLIKQLWSGKFSYVTPRPFKTQVGHFAPQFSGYQQQDSHELLAFLLDGLHEDLNRIRQKPYIQLKDANGRPDKLVAEEAWENHIKRNNSIIVDIFHGLFKSTLVCPVCAKVSVTFDPFCYLTLPLPMRKERTLEVYLVRLDPLAKPTQYKLTVPKVGSISDLCISLSNLTEVPAEKMIVTDIYNHRFHRIFATNENLSSIMERDDIYVFELAVNRVEDTDHVVIPVHLREKFKQSGYNHTSTPLFGQPFLLAVPRTLSEDKLYNMLLLRLCRFVRSSVEEEEEDCEETQPSKQHAVNGNTTNGVLEEGSPSEMETDEQDDESSQDQELPSENDNSQSEDSVDNDLENGVVAPPNSTKAQQTAGNNRKRLFTFQFNNMGKTDFSLIKEDTRQIRFDEGHLRLSDRSYLSLDWDPEMRKKYFDESAVEDFEKHESMEYKPQKKAYFKLKDCIELFTTKEKLGAEDPWYCPDCKEHQQATKKLDLWSLPPVLVVHLKRFSYSRYMRDKLDSLVDFPLKYAHNRDLDMSEFLINPNSGPCLYDLIAVSNHYGGMGGGHYTAYGKNKDDEKWYNFDDSSVSPASEDQIVSKAGYVLFYQRQDTVKGTGYFSLDREVDEEEDGEGEEEVNKEEEEEEEGEDEEEEKEGEERKATSSSQVASSSASASASATAPQSEEEDLNENRRRKNDNEQGNGEEEEEEEEDDEEEEEEEEKKPAPNRDVTMKTN from the exons GTTCTCGTAATAGAGCAGAAGGCTGTGGACGGCTCTTGGCCCCGAGGCTCCAAGGCACCCAA GTCATCTGGTGCTTCCAATCTCTGTGCTTTGCCAAAGATCTCGCCTTCATCTCTCACAAACAATCATAACAGCAGCTTCAACAGCAGGAA TGTGAAGAATTCAAGCTATAGTCTACCATCCTACCACCCATACAGCAACAGCTATGACTACACAGACCAGAGCCGGCAGAGTGAGCGCTCAGGCCTCTGTGGACTCTCCAACCTGGGCAACACCTGCTTCATGAACTCTGCTGTGCAG TGTTTAAGCAATATCCCTCCACTGACGGAGTACTTCCTTAAGGACAAGTTCACAGAGGAGCTGAACGAGGACAACCCACTGGGCATGAAGGGAGAGATTGCCAAAGCCTACGCCGATCTTATCAAGCAGCTGTGGTCGGGTAAATTCAGCTACGTCACCCCGAGGCCTTTCAAG ACCCAGGTGGGCCACTTTGCCCCGCAGTTCTCGGGCTACCAACAGCAGGACTCTCACGAGCTTCTGGCCTTCCTGCTGGACGGCCTCCACGAAGACTTGAACCGCATCAGGCAGAAGCCCTACATCCAGCTAAAGGACGCTAATGGCAGGCCTGATAAG CTGGTGGCGGAGGAGGCATGGGAGAACCACATCAAGAGAAACAACTCCATCATTGTGGACATCTTCCACGGCCTCTTCAAATCCACCCTGGTGTGTCCTGTGTGCGCCAAggtctctgtgacctttgaccctttCTGCTACTTGACGCTGCCTCTGCCCATGAGGAAGGAGCGGACACTGGAGGTCTATCTGGTCAGACTGGACCCTCTGGCCAAACCCACACAG TACAAGCTGACTGTACCGAAGGTGGGCTCCATCTCTGACCTGTGCATCTCGCTTTCAAACCTGACGGAGGTGCCTGCTGAGAAG ATGATTGTAACTGACATCTACAACCACCGTTTCCATCGGATCTTTGCCACCAACGAGAACCTCAGCAGCATCATGGAAAGAGACGATATCTATGT ATTCGAGTTGGCTGTGAACCGGGTGGAGGACACGGACCACGTGGTGATCCCTGTTCACCTGAGGGAGAAGTTCAAGCAGTCGGGCTACAACCACACCAGCACGCCGCTGTTCGGACAGCCCTTCCTGCTCGCCGTCCCCAGGACCCTCAGTGAGGACAAACTGTACAACATGCTGCTGCTGCGCCTCTG CCGATTTGTGCGATCTTCagtagaggaggaagaggaggattgTGAGGAGACGCAgccgtcaaaacaacacgctgTCAACGGCAACACCACTAACGGAGTTCTGGAGGAGGGGTCGCCCA GCGAGATGGAGACCGACGAGCAGGATGACGAGTCGAGTCAGGATCAGGAGCTGCCCTCCGAGAACgacaacagccaatcagaggacTCGGTGGACAACGATCTGGAGAACGGCGTGGTCGCTCCGCCAAACTCCACCAAGGCCCAGCAGACGGCGGGGAACAACAGGAAGAGACTATTCACATTCCAGTTCAACAACATGGGAAAAACAGACTTCTCCCTCATCAAGGAGGACACCCGGCAGATCCGCTTCGACGAGGGACACCTCCGACTCAGCg ACCGCTCTTATCTCTCCTTGGACTGGGATCCAGAGATGAGGAAGAAGTACTTTGACGAGAGCGCCGTCGAG GACTTTGAAAAGCACGAGAGCATGGAGTACAAGCCTCAGAAGAAGGCTTACTTCAAGCTGAAGGACTGCATCGAACTTTTCACCACCAAGGAGAAACTGGGAGCAGAGGACCCATG GTACTGTCCGGACTGTAAAGAGCACCAGCAGGCCACCAAGAAGCTGGACCTGTGGAGTCTGCCCCCGGTGCTGGTGGTCCATCTGAAGCGCTTCTCCTACAGCCGCTACATGAGGGACAAGCTGGACTCCCTGGTGGATTTTCCACTCAAGTACGCACACAACAG AGACCTGGACATGTCAGAGTTCCTGATCAACCCCAACTCCGGGCCCTGTCTCTACGACCTCATCGCTGTGTCCAACCACTACGGAGGGATGGGGGGAGGGCACT ACACGGCTTACGGCAAGAACAAAGACGACGAGAAGTGGTACAACTTCGACGACAGCAGCGTGTCTCCTGCCAGCGAAGATCAAATAGTG TCCAAAGCAGGCTACGTGCTGTTCTACCAGCGGCAGGACACGGTGAAGGGCACCGGCTACTTCTCTCTCGACCGAGAGGTAGACGAGGAGGAGGacggggagggggaggaggaggtaaacaaggaagaggaggaggaggaggaaggcgaagatgaggaggaggagaaggaaggcGAGGAGAGAAAGGCCACCTCTTCCTCTCAGGTTGCCTCGTCCTCTGCCTCTGCATCTGCCTCTGCTACTGCCCCTCAGAGCGAGGAGGAGGACCTGAACGAGAACCGCCGCAGGAAGAACGATAACGAGCAGGGAaatggtgaggaggaggaggaggaggaggaggacgacgaggaggaggaggaggaggaggagaagaagccgGCACCAAATCGAGACGTCACCATGAAAACCAACTGA
- the LOC117468405 gene encoding ubiquitin carboxyl-terminal hydrolase 15-like isoform X9, whose protein sequence is MLLCCWWCLRPEAVELESRRVDHRVLNCEASASTAITAVSLDQWEPETTNKPPQSVKNSSYSLPSYHPYSNSYDYTDQSRQSERSGLCGLSNLGNTCFMNSAVQCLSNIPPLTEYFLKDKFTEELNEDNPLGMKGEIAKAYADLIKQLWSGKFSYVTPRPFKTQVGHFAPQFSGYQQQDSHELLAFLLDGLHEDLNRIRQKPYIQLKDANGRPDKLVAEEAWENHIKRNNSIIVDIFHGLFKSTLVCPVCAKVSVTFDPFCYLTLPLPMRKERTLEVYLVRLDPLAKPTQYKLTVPKVGSISDLCISLSNLTEVPAEKMIVTDIYNHRFHRIFATNENLSSIMERDDIYVFELAVNRVEDTDHVVIPVHLREKFKQSGYNHTSTPLFGQPFLLAVPRTLSEDKLYNMLLLRLCRFVRSSVEEEEEDCEETQPSKQHAVNGNTTNGVLEEGSPSEMETDEQDDESSQDQELPSENDNSQSEDSVDNDLENGVVAPPNSTKAQQTAGNNRKRLFTFQFNNMGKTDFSLIKEDTRQIRFDEGHLRLSDRSYLSLDWDPEMRKKYFDESAVEDFEKHESMEYKPQKKAYFKLKDCIELFTTKEKLGAEDPWYCPDCKEHQQATKKLDLWSLPPVLVVHLKRFSYSRYMRDKLDSLVDFPLKYAHNRDLDMSEFLINPNSGPCLYDLIAVSNHYGGMGGGHYTAYGKNKDDEKWYNFDDSSVSPASEDQIVSKAGYVLFYQRQDTVKGTGYFSLDREVDEEEDGEGEEEVNKEEEEEEEGEDEEEEKEGEERKATSSSQVASSSASASASATAPQSEEEDLNENRRRKNDNEQGNGEEEEEEEEDDEEEEEEEEKKPAPNRDVTMKTN, encoded by the exons ATGCTCCTGTGTTGCTGGTGGTGCCTGAGGCCTGAGGCGGTGGAGCTGGAGAGCCGGAGGGTGGACCACCGTGTGCTGAACTGCGAGGCCAGCGCCTCCACCGCCATCACTGCTGTGTCCCTAGACCAGTGGGAGCCAGAAACCACCAACAAGCCCCCCCAGAG TGTGAAGAATTCAAGCTATAGTCTACCATCCTACCACCCATACAGCAACAGCTATGACTACACAGACCAGAGCCGGCAGAGTGAGCGCTCAGGCCTCTGTGGACTCTCCAACCTGGGCAACACCTGCTTCATGAACTCTGCTGTGCAG TGTTTAAGCAATATCCCTCCACTGACGGAGTACTTCCTTAAGGACAAGTTCACAGAGGAGCTGAACGAGGACAACCCACTGGGCATGAAGGGAGAGATTGCCAAAGCCTACGCCGATCTTATCAAGCAGCTGTGGTCGGGTAAATTCAGCTACGTCACCCCGAGGCCTTTCAAG ACCCAGGTGGGCCACTTTGCCCCGCAGTTCTCGGGCTACCAACAGCAGGACTCTCACGAGCTTCTGGCCTTCCTGCTGGACGGCCTCCACGAAGACTTGAACCGCATCAGGCAGAAGCCCTACATCCAGCTAAAGGACGCTAATGGCAGGCCTGATAAG CTGGTGGCGGAGGAGGCATGGGAGAACCACATCAAGAGAAACAACTCCATCATTGTGGACATCTTCCACGGCCTCTTCAAATCCACCCTGGTGTGTCCTGTGTGCGCCAAggtctctgtgacctttgaccctttCTGCTACTTGACGCTGCCTCTGCCCATGAGGAAGGAGCGGACACTGGAGGTCTATCTGGTCAGACTGGACCCTCTGGCCAAACCCACACAG TACAAGCTGACTGTACCGAAGGTGGGCTCCATCTCTGACCTGTGCATCTCGCTTTCAAACCTGACGGAGGTGCCTGCTGAGAAG ATGATTGTAACTGACATCTACAACCACCGTTTCCATCGGATCTTTGCCACCAACGAGAACCTCAGCAGCATCATGGAAAGAGACGATATCTATGT ATTCGAGTTGGCTGTGAACCGGGTGGAGGACACGGACCACGTGGTGATCCCTGTTCACCTGAGGGAGAAGTTCAAGCAGTCGGGCTACAACCACACCAGCACGCCGCTGTTCGGACAGCCCTTCCTGCTCGCCGTCCCCAGGACCCTCAGTGAGGACAAACTGTACAACATGCTGCTGCTGCGCCTCTG CCGATTTGTGCGATCTTCagtagaggaggaagaggaggattgTGAGGAGACGCAgccgtcaaaacaacacgctgTCAACGGCAACACCACTAACGGAGTTCTGGAGGAGGGGTCGCCCA GCGAGATGGAGACCGACGAGCAGGATGACGAGTCGAGTCAGGATCAGGAGCTGCCCTCCGAGAACgacaacagccaatcagaggacTCGGTGGACAACGATCTGGAGAACGGCGTGGTCGCTCCGCCAAACTCCACCAAGGCCCAGCAGACGGCGGGGAACAACAGGAAGAGACTATTCACATTCCAGTTCAACAACATGGGAAAAACAGACTTCTCCCTCATCAAGGAGGACACCCGGCAGATCCGCTTCGACGAGGGACACCTCCGACTCAGCg ACCGCTCTTATCTCTCCTTGGACTGGGATCCAGAGATGAGGAAGAAGTACTTTGACGAGAGCGCCGTCGAG GACTTTGAAAAGCACGAGAGCATGGAGTACAAGCCTCAGAAGAAGGCTTACTTCAAGCTGAAGGACTGCATCGAACTTTTCACCACCAAGGAGAAACTGGGAGCAGAGGACCCATG GTACTGTCCGGACTGTAAAGAGCACCAGCAGGCCACCAAGAAGCTGGACCTGTGGAGTCTGCCCCCGGTGCTGGTGGTCCATCTGAAGCGCTTCTCCTACAGCCGCTACATGAGGGACAAGCTGGACTCCCTGGTGGATTTTCCACTCAAGTACGCACACAACAG AGACCTGGACATGTCAGAGTTCCTGATCAACCCCAACTCCGGGCCCTGTCTCTACGACCTCATCGCTGTGTCCAACCACTACGGAGGGATGGGGGGAGGGCACT ACACGGCTTACGGCAAGAACAAAGACGACGAGAAGTGGTACAACTTCGACGACAGCAGCGTGTCTCCTGCCAGCGAAGATCAAATAGTG TCCAAAGCAGGCTACGTGCTGTTCTACCAGCGGCAGGACACGGTGAAGGGCACCGGCTACTTCTCTCTCGACCGAGAGGTAGACGAGGAGGAGGacggggagggggaggaggaggtaaacaaggaagaggaggaggaggaggaaggcgaagatgaggaggaggagaaggaaggcGAGGAGAGAAAGGCCACCTCTTCCTCTCAGGTTGCCTCGTCCTCTGCCTCTGCATCTGCCTCTGCTACTGCCCCTCAGAGCGAGGAGGAGGACCTGAACGAGAACCGCCGCAGGAAGAACGATAACGAGCAGGGAaatggtgaggaggaggaggaggaggaggaggacgacgaggaggaggaggaggaggaggagaagaagccgGCACCAAATCGAGACGTCACCATGAAAACCAACTGA